A stretch of Alkaliphilus flagellatus DNA encodes these proteins:
- the yfmH gene encoding EF-P 5-aminopentanol modification-associated protein YfmH — protein MEIIEHRGNLIKEIVYEKKLNNGLKIFYMPKKGYTKQYAMFATNFGSNELKFKTNKEDNVYEVPEGIAHFLEHKMFEEPEGNVFDKFAARGANVNAYTNFNITAYYFTSTDHFYENLKDLISFVQSPYFTKENVEKEKGIIAQEIKMYDDNPEWKVYFNLLKAMYREHTVKNEIAGTVESVNKITKEDLYNCYNTFYHPSNMAVFIVGDLDKDKVFKTIEKYFKDSSKNKEPIDIDRYYPAESRSIGQVLIEEEMSVSTPLFYIGYKDIDLDLKGRKLLEKEVELRLLLDILFGKSSELFESLYDKGLIDDSFGGEYSGDLNYGHTIIGGESKDPKEVLKITNNYIEKKIKEGLNKEDFQRIKKKQIGENLSYFNSIEFIGSSFISYFFKDINFIEYIDVLKETSFEKVEERLKNHFLKERQVLSIIKGS, from the coding sequence ATGGAAATTATTGAACATAGAGGAAATTTAATTAAAGAGATAGTTTATGAAAAGAAATTAAATAATGGACTTAAAATATTTTATATGCCTAAAAAGGGATATACGAAACAATATGCTATGTTTGCTACTAACTTTGGATCTAATGAGTTAAAGTTTAAAACAAACAAAGAAGATAATGTCTATGAGGTTCCTGAAGGTATTGCACATTTTTTAGAGCATAAGATGTTTGAAGAGCCTGAAGGTAATGTTTTTGATAAATTTGCCGCTAGGGGAGCTAATGTAAATGCATATACCAATTTTAATATTACTGCATATTACTTTACTTCAACTGATCATTTTTATGAAAACTTAAAGGACTTAATTTCTTTTGTTCAGTCTCCATATTTTACTAAGGAAAATGTAGAAAAAGAAAAGGGTATTATTGCGCAAGAAATTAAAATGTATGATGATAATCCAGAATGGAAAGTATATTTCAATTTACTTAAAGCTATGTATAGGGAACATACAGTAAAAAATGAGATTGCAGGAACTGTAGAAAGTGTGAATAAAATTACAAAAGAAGATTTATACAATTGCTATAATACATTTTACCATCCTAGCAACATGGCTGTATTTATAGTTGGAGATTTAGATAAAGATAAAGTGTTTAAAACTATAGAAAAATATTTTAAAGATAGTTCTAAAAATAAAGAGCCAATTGATATAGACCGGTATTATCCAGCGGAAAGTAGATCAATAGGCCAAGTACTAATAGAAGAGGAGATGTCTGTATCTACACCTTTATTTTATATTGGATATAAGGATATTGATTTAGATTTAAAGGGACGGAAACTTTTAGAGAAGGAGGTAGAATTAAGACTTTTATTAGATATTCTATTTGGAAAGAGCTCAGAACTATTTGAAAGTTTATACGATAAAGGGCTAATTGATGATTCTTTTGGAGGAGAGTATTCAGGTGATTTAAATTATGGACATACTATTATTGGTGGAGAGTCAAAGGATCCTAAGGAAGTATTAAAGATTACTAATAATTATATAGAGAAAAAAATAAAGGAAGGACTTAATAAGGAGGACTTTCAGCGCATAAAGAAAAAGCAAATTGGAGAAAATCTTAGTTATTTTAACTCTATAGAATTCATTGGAAGCTCCTTTATATCATATTTTTTTAAGGATATAAATTTTATTGAATACATAGATGTTTTAAAAGAAACTTCTTTTGAAAAAGTTGAAGAAAGATTAAAAAATCACTTCTTAAAAGAAAGACAAGTTCTGTCAATAATAAAGGGATCTTAA
- a CDS encoding DUF2207 domain-containing protein has translation MFKIKRSFRIITLLLLTLTTVISSTIISSGEESLGITQWLVESNILENGDLSIVEDITFKFSGKYNGVFREIVLENTSGIEGIRVVENSKDKVLEYKLVEDAKKGDSNVFLAKEKNNSVTLQIFSPSKNEEKTFRIIYTIKNLAKKYNDIGELYYKFLGTENDTPIDFFSVNIRLPEKDVNDKVKIFAHGPLNGEINKISDNTVNLQVEDVPKSTFIEGRILFPREFISASQNIVDKDAYSNIMNEEAQLQEEIEENRIKREARGALFAKIASIVAAIEVIIFTLLAIKTRRLTDIQQERKYLDVPEDCTPAIAAYITSNIISSNTIIATILDLYRKGYIRVEDGEEFKKKKEMLKDFTITKVKEEDDKLMSHERYFMGWLINEMGDSQTVTTKDIEHYSKTNGSIFTKHYLEWQRKIKEDTITKGYFDNSTKKFGLPLVLFFPISLIISIVTLVYESVFGFVLLGTSVLILIQGIVLLSRKSDYGYEQYRKWLEFKKYMKKLKKDDSIDDLARYPKDISLIYGLALGIDNDILNKFNIETNYRESAFPYGYGWMYWYFILNNDKSNIFNKSINDSFSSVTPPVGGGGGFTGGGGGGAGGGGAGGF, from the coding sequence GTGTTTAAAATTAAAAGATCATTTAGAATTATAACCTTATTACTTCTTACTTTAACAACTGTTATAAGCTCTACTATAATATCAAGTGGAGAAGAATCATTAGGTATTACTCAATGGTTGGTAGAATCCAATATTTTAGAAAATGGAGACCTTTCAATAGTAGAAGATATAACATTTAAGTTTAGTGGAAAATATAATGGTGTATTTAGAGAAATAGTTTTAGAAAACACCTCAGGTATTGAGGGAATACGTGTAGTAGAAAACAGTAAAGACAAAGTTTTAGAATACAAGCTAGTAGAAGATGCCAAAAAAGGAGATAGTAATGTCTTCTTAGCCAAAGAAAAAAACAATAGTGTAACATTACAAATATTTTCTCCATCTAAAAATGAAGAAAAGACATTTAGAATAATCTATACAATAAAAAATCTTGCAAAAAAGTATAATGATATAGGCGAGCTTTATTATAAATTTTTAGGAACAGAAAATGATACCCCTATAGACTTTTTCTCTGTGAACATAAGACTGCCTGAAAAAGATGTAAACGATAAAGTGAAAATCTTTGCCCATGGTCCTTTAAACGGAGAAATAAATAAAATATCAGATAATACTGTTAATTTACAAGTAGAGGATGTACCGAAAAGTACATTTATAGAGGGAAGGATACTTTTTCCAAGGGAATTTATATCTGCTTCGCAAAATATTGTAGATAAAGATGCTTACTCAAATATTATGAATGAAGAAGCACAGCTACAAGAGGAAATTGAAGAGAATAGAATTAAAAGGGAAGCAAGGGGAGCCCTATTTGCCAAAATTGCATCTATAGTTGCAGCAATTGAAGTTATTATATTTACTCTACTAGCTATTAAGACTAGAAGATTAACTGATATTCAACAAGAAAGAAAATATTTAGATGTGCCTGAAGACTGTACTCCGGCTATAGCTGCCTATATTACAAGCAATATTATTAGTAGCAATACTATAATTGCTACAATACTTGATCTCTATAGGAAAGGTTATATAAGGGTAGAGGATGGAGAAGAGTTTAAAAAGAAAAAAGAGATGTTAAAGGACTTTACTATAACTAAGGTAAAGGAAGAAGACGATAAACTCATGTCCCACGAAAGGTATTTTATGGGTTGGCTAATTAATGAAATGGGAGATAGTCAAACTGTAACTACTAAGGATATAGAACACTATAGCAAAACTAATGGATCGATTTTTACAAAACATTATTTGGAGTGGCAGAGAAAAATAAAAGAAGATACAATTACAAAGGGATATTTTGATAATAGTACTAAAAAGTTTGGTTTACCACTAGTGCTATTTTTCCCCATATCTTTAATTATTAGTATAGTAACTTTAGTTTATGAATCTGTATTTGGATTTGTATTACTGGGTACTTCAGTTTTAATTTTAATACAAGGGATAGTGTTGCTATCAAGAAAATCTGATTATGGATATGAACAATATAGAAAATGGTTGGAATTTAAAAAATATATGAAAAAGCTTAAAAAAGATGACTCAATAGATGATTTGGCGAGATATCCAAAAGATATTTCCTTAATATATGGTCTAGCATTAGGTATTGATAATGATATATTAAATAAGTTTAATATTGAAACAAACTATAGAGAAAGTGCTTTTCCTTATGGATATGGATGGATGTATTGGTACTTTATTTTAAACAATGATAAAAGTAATATATTTAATAAAAGTATTAATGATTCTTTTAGTAGCGTTACTCCACCAGTAGGAGGCGGTGGGGGCTTCACTGGTGGTGGCGGAGGCGGTGCTGGTGGTGGAGGAGCAGGAGGTTTTTAA
- the ychF gene encoding redox-regulated ATPase YchF has protein sequence MKLGIVGLPNVGKSTLFNAITQAGAESANYPFCTIEPNVGVVSVPDYRLNILRDMHKSERVLPAAIEFYDIAGLVRGASKGEGLGNKFLSHIREVASIVHVVRCFEDSNITHVDGNVDPLRDIETINLELIFSDLEVVEKRIQKTEKLLKSDKNLAAELELLKKVAAALEEGISARALEYDENEIEILKTFNLLSTKPIIYVANVSEDEVSEDGVNNPYVQKLREFAKGEEAEVVVICAKIEAEIAELDEDEKQMFLEELGLKQSGLDRLVQASYSLLGLISYLTAGPKEVRAWTIKKGTKAPGAAGKIHTDFERGFIRAEVVAFKDLVEHGSHTAAKEKGLVRLEGKEYVVQDGDVILFRFNV, from the coding sequence ATGAAACTAGGCATTGTTGGTTTGCCTAATGTTGGGAAAAGTACATTATTTAATGCAATTACACAAGCAGGAGCAGAATCTGCTAACTATCCGTTTTGTACTATAGAACCTAACGTAGGAGTTGTATCAGTACCTGATTATAGATTAAATATTCTTAGAGATATGCATAAATCCGAAAGAGTGTTGCCAGCTGCAATTGAATTTTATGATATTGCAGGTCTTGTAAGAGGTGCTAGTAAAGGAGAAGGTCTAGGAAATAAGTTTCTATCTCATATCCGGGAAGTAGCTTCAATTGTTCACGTGGTTAGATGCTTTGAAGATTCAAATATTACTCATGTTGATGGAAACGTTGATCCTTTAAGAGATATAGAAACAATAAATCTTGAACTTATTTTTTCAGATTTAGAAGTAGTTGAAAAGAGAATTCAAAAAACTGAAAAGCTACTAAAAAGCGATAAAAATTTAGCAGCAGAGCTTGAACTTCTAAAAAAGGTTGCAGCAGCTCTGGAAGAAGGGATCTCTGCTAGAGCCCTTGAGTATGATGAGAATGAAATTGAAATACTTAAAACATTTAATCTACTATCTACAAAACCTATTATATACGTAGCAAATGTTTCTGAAGATGAAGTTTCAGAGGACGGAGTAAATAATCCATATGTACAAAAACTAAGAGAGTTTGCTAAAGGCGAAGAAGCAGAAGTAGTTGTTATTTGTGCTAAAATAGAAGCAGAAATAGCAGAACTAGATGAAGATGAAAAGCAAATGTTTTTAGAAGAATTAGGGTTAAAGCAATCAGGTTTAGATCGTCTAGTACAGGCATCTTACTCACTTTTAGGTCTTATCAGCTACTTAACAGCAGGCCCAAAGGAAGTAAGAGCTTGGACTATTAAAAAAGGAACTAAGGCACCTGGAGCAGCAGGTAAAATTCATACAGATTTCGAGAGAGGATTTATTCGTGCTGAAGTAGTAGCTTTTAAAGATTTAGTAGAACACGGTAGTCATACAGCCGCTAAGGAAAAAGGTCTTGTACGCCTTGAAGGTAAAGAATATGTAGTACAGGATGGAGACGTTATTTTATTTAGATTTAATGTGTAA
- a CDS encoding 2-hydroxyacid dehydrogenase — protein sequence MGKHKVYIAQKIPKKVEDYIANFCDYEKWEGEGPIPRSELLKKIHDKEGLLLAGISIDEELLNHAPKLKVVSNASVGYNNFDLKAMKARNIIGTNTPGVLDDSVADLIFALMLSTARRITELDRYMKDGKWKLEDNENLFGLDIHHATVGIIGMGRIGEAVAKRAKFGFDMEILYYNRNRKYEIEESLGVKYCDFEELLKQSDFIVLMTPLNNNTYHLIGSKEFDLMKREAIFINASRGQTVNEKALIEALENKKIFGAGLDVYDKEPIEPDNPLLKMSNVVTVPHIGSATEKTRSEMAMLAATNLVKALSGEKAPNVVPELDE from the coding sequence TTGGGCAAACACAAAGTATATATTGCACAAAAAATTCCTAAGAAAGTAGAAGACTATATTGCTAATTTTTGTGATTATGAGAAGTGGGAAGGTGAAGGCCCTATTCCTAGAAGTGAATTGCTAAAAAAAATTCATGATAAAGAAGGTTTGCTTTTGGCTGGAATTAGTATTGATGAAGAACTATTAAATCATGCTCCAAAACTAAAGGTTGTTAGTAATGCTTCAGTTGGATACAATAATTTCGATTTAAAGGCAATGAAGGCGAGAAATATTATAGGAACCAATACGCCAGGAGTATTAGATGATTCTGTTGCAGATTTAATATTCGCTCTTATGTTATCTACTGCTAGGAGAATTACAGAACTAGATAGATACATGAAGGATGGCAAATGGAAACTAGAGGATAATGAGAATCTTTTTGGTCTAGATATTCACCATGCCACTGTTGGTATAATCGGTATGGGAAGAATAGGTGAGGCTGTAGCAAAAAGGGCAAAATTTGGTTTTGATATGGAAATACTTTATTACAATAGAAATAGAAAGTATGAAATAGAAGAATCTTTAGGTGTAAAATATTGTGACTTTGAAGAACTTTTAAAGCAGAGTGACTTTATTGTATTAATGACTCCACTTAATAATAATACATATCATCTTATAGGTTCTAAAGAATTTGATTTAATGAAAAGAGAAGCAATTTTTATTAATGCTTCTAGAGGACAAACAGTAAATGAAAAAGCATTAATTGAAGCCCTTGAAAATAAAAAAATATTTGGCGCAGGGTTAGATGTTTATGATAAAGAACCGATTGAGCCAGATAATCCTCTTCTTAAAATGTCGAATGTAGTTACAGTGCCTCATATAGGATCAGCCACTGAGAAAACACGTTCTGAGATGGCTATGTTAGCTGCTACTAACCTTGTTAAAGCTTTATCTGGAGAAAAGGCGCCTAATGTTGTACCAGAACTAGACGAATAA
- the yfmF gene encoding EF-P 5-aminopentanol modification-associated protein YfmF has protein sequence MNKIKSEEIKKNVFLHTLNEDKFKTNLINFYVQRPLIKEEVTYNALLPMVLQRGTNTYKTSKDLSKKLEDLYGAYVFGDVAKKGERQIIRFSMSVADENYIGKDNVLQEGVELANDILTNPILDNGVFIKSYVDQEKENLKNRINSRINDKMKYAIDRCIEIMCKDENYGIYEYGNVLDLENITPESLYNHYKKVITTSPLDIIAVGNMKHEDIKEILLNTLKINIDEIVYLENKIEEVNHLRVKEIKEKVDISQGKLTLGYRTNIPYYDTLYPALMLYSSILGGGAHSKLFIKVREENSLCYYIFSRVEKYKSLMLISSGIEIENFEMTKDVIAKQIIEMEKGNITDQEIDYAKKSIINSIREFGDSSSSLAEYLYGQVFSNNIEPIEDLITKIESVTIDQIVEVAKKIKLDTIYFLTNEA, from the coding sequence ATGAATAAAATTAAAAGTGAAGAAATTAAAAAAAATGTATTTTTACATACACTTAATGAAGATAAGTTTAAAACAAACCTAATTAATTTTTATGTCCAAAGACCCTTGATTAAGGAAGAGGTTACATACAATGCACTTTTACCAATGGTGTTACAGAGAGGCACTAATACATATAAAACTTCTAAGGATTTATCTAAGAAGCTAGAGGATTTATACGGCGCATATGTATTTGGTGATGTAGCTAAAAAGGGAGAGAGACAAATTATTAGATTTTCAATGTCTGTAGCTGATGAAAATTATATAGGAAAGGACAATGTTTTACAGGAAGGCGTAGAGCTTGCCAATGATATTCTAACAAATCCTATTTTAGATAATGGGGTATTTATAAAAAGTTATGTTGATCAAGAAAAGGAGAATTTAAAAAATCGGATAAATAGTCGTATCAACGATAAAATGAAATATGCAATAGATAGATGTATTGAGATAATGTGTAAAGATGAAAATTACGGTATTTATGAATATGGTAATGTATTGGATTTAGAGAATATAACGCCAGAAAGTCTTTATAATCACTATAAAAAAGTGATTACAACTAGCCCATTAGATATTATAGCTGTCGGAAATATGAAGCATGAGGATATAAAAGAAATATTGCTAAATACGCTTAAAATAAATATTGATGAAATCGTTTATCTTGAAAACAAAATAGAAGAAGTAAACCATCTAAGAGTAAAGGAAATAAAAGAAAAAGTAGATATTAGCCAAGGTAAACTAACATTAGGGTATAGAACAAATATACCTTATTATGACACTTTATATCCTGCATTAATGCTATATTCGAGTATACTGGGTGGGGGGGCTCACTCTAAGCTTTTTATAAAAGTGAGAGAAGAAAATAGTCTTTGTTATTATATTTTTTCAAGAGTTGAAAAATACAAGTCTCTAATGTTAATTAGCAGTGGTATAGAAATAGAGAATTTTGAAATGACAAAGGATGTAATTGCTAAGCAGATAATTGAAATGGAAAAAGGAAATATTACAGATCAAGAAATAGATTATGCTAAAAAGTCAATCATTAACTCAATAAGAGAATTTGGGGATAGCTCTAGTAGTTTAGCGGAGTATTTATATGGTCAAGTATTTAGTAATAATATTGAACCTATAGAAGACTTAATTACAAAAATAGAGTCAGTTACAATAGATCAGATTGTAGAAGTTGCGAAGAAAATAAAGCTAGATACTATTTATTTTCTTACAAATGAAGCATAG
- a CDS encoding flavodoxin family protein — translation MKALVILGSPRIKMNTDILLNEVIEGLKSQEVEVEKIELGRLKFEPCISCNACGKTGHCYKKDDMTGIYDKFNHADIIVIGSPMYFNSVTAITKAMIDRCQSFWSSKYVLNKSSIDKNKRRKGMFVCVGGAKQSEEGFIGATVVMDLFFKAINTEYTYNMLVDNTDEVFVGDSKELLQTAYEMGVKLAQD, via the coding sequence ATGAAGGCTTTGGTTATTTTAGGTAGCCCAAGAATTAAGATGAACACAGATATTTTATTAAATGAAGTAATTGAAGGTTTAAAATCACAGGAAGTGGAAGTAGAAAAAATAGAATTAGGGCGTTTAAAATTTGAACCTTGTATATCTTGTAATGCTTGTGGTAAAACTGGACATTGCTATAAAAAAGATGATATGACAGGTATTTACGATAAGTTTAATCACGCTGACATTATAGTTATTGGATCACCAATGTACTTTAACTCTGTAACGGCCATAACAAAGGCTATGATTGACAGATGTCAATCCTTTTGGTCTAGTAAATATGTATTAAATAAATCTTCAATAGATAAAAATAAAAGAAGAAAAGGCATGTTTGTATGTGTAGGAGGAGCAAAACAGTCAGAAGAAGGGTTTATTGGAGCTACAGTAGTTATGGATCTATTTTTTAAAGCAATTAATACTGAATACACATATAATATGCTTGTGGATAATACAGATGAAGTTTTTGTAGGTGACTCTAAAGAACTTCTTCAAACAGCATATGAAATGGGAGTTAAGCTTGCACAAGATTAA
- a CDS encoding YhcN/YlaJ family sporulation lipoprotein, with protein sequence MKNKNILLVICIVLLVSIAAIGCRPAERPVPQPAPNQQTIDRNRTTTDNNLPDTNNMAPGNNRMTTDTDNRITTDNRTTTDNRMNGTLSDRADEIVNEVTKLKDVRSATVVITDNTALVGINLTSGTKGNLNAQIKKEVEDAVRRADRDIDRVSVTADPDLFTRIENIARDIGQGRPISGFATEVEEIIRRITPGA encoded by the coding sequence TTGAAAAATAAAAATATATTATTAGTAATTTGTATTGTACTCCTTGTATCAATAGCAGCAATAGGATGTAGACCAGCTGAAAGACCAGTGCCTCAACCGGCTCCAAATCAACAAACTATAGACAGGAATAGAACTACAACAGATAATAATCTTCCAGACACAAACAATATGGCACCAGGAAACAATAGAATGACTACAGATACAGATAATAGAATAACTACAGACAATAGAACAACTACAGATAATAGAATGAATGGAACTTTATCTGATAGGGCTGATGAGATTGTAAATGAAGTTACTAAATTAAAGGATGTTAGAAGTGCAACAGTAGTTATTACTGACAATACTGCATTGGTTGGTATTAATTTGACATCAGGTACAAAGGGAAATTTAAATGCTCAAATTAAAAAAGAAGTAGAGGATGCAGTTAGAAGAGCTGATAGAGATATAGATAGGGTTTCTGTAACTGCAGACCCAGATTTATTTACAAGAATAGAAAATATAGCTAGAGATATAGGACAAGGTCGACCAATAAGCGGATTTGCTACAGAAGTAGAAGAAATTATCAGAAGAATAACACCAGGTGCATAG
- the deoC gene encoding deoxyribose-phosphate aldolase, with product MNIAKYIDHTLLKPETKKEEIKKICEEAREYGFFSVCVNGANVALAYEQLQGTDVKVTAVVGFPLGAMTSEAKAFETKNAIDNGAKEIDTVINIGALKEGKEEKVLNDIKAVVDAASGRAIVKVIIENCLLTNEEKILACKLAKKAGADFVKTSTGFSTGGATVEDVQLMRETVGPEIGVKASGGVRDLKTALAMIEAGATRIGASASVNIVKDYKGSVEGY from the coding sequence ATGAATATAGCAAAATATATAGATCATACATTATTAAAACCTGAAACAAAAAAAGAGGAAATTAAAAAAATATGTGAAGAAGCAAGGGAATATGGATTTTTTTCTGTTTGTGTTAATGGAGCAAACGTTGCTCTTGCCTATGAACAATTACAGGGAACCGATGTTAAAGTAACTGCTGTAGTAGGATTTCCTTTAGGAGCCATGACATCAGAGGCTAAAGCATTTGAAACTAAAAATGCTATTGATAATGGAGCTAAAGAAATAGATACGGTAATCAATATCGGAGCACTTAAAGAAGGTAAGGAAGAAAAGGTTTTAAATGATATTAAAGCTGTAGTCGATGCTGCAAGTGGTAGAGCTATAGTTAAAGTAATTATTGAGAATTGTTTGTTAACTAATGAAGAAAAAATATTAGCTTGTAAGCTAGCTAAAAAAGCTGGAGCGGACTTTGTTAAAACCTCCACAGGTTTTAGTACAGGCGGTGCAACAGTAGAAGATGTACAGCTTATGCGAGAAACAGTAGGTCCTGAAATAGGAGTAAAAGCTTCTGGTGGAGTAAGGGATTTAAAAACCGCTCTAGCCATGATAGAAGCAGGAGCTACAAGAATTGGTGCAAGTGCATCTGTAAATATAGTAAAAGATTATAAGGGTAGTGTAGAAGGTTATTAA
- the aroA gene encoding 3-phosphoshikimate 1-carboxyvinyltransferase codes for MDLVVSKINKVIGKIAVSGDKSISHRSIMLGGIAENETHVHNLLLSEDVKNTINCLEKLGVIVERQNDITIVKGMPPEHYKPYYGQLDAGNSGTAVRLLLGLISGSSNSYCFTGDYSLKSRPMKRITDPLKEMGANISFVEKNNLLPIIIKGGNLQAINYKLPVASAQVKSAIILAGLQGTGTTVIEEPEVTRDHTEIMVNYFGGKIEKDDSFIKIEGRQKLVGNEVFVPGDISSAAFLIVLALISPKSELLIENVGLNPTRTGIIDALKSMGANIEIIFEKVSNGEKYGHIMVKNSNLTGTTIEGNIIPRLIDEIPILAVAATFAEGKTTIRNAEELKVKESNRIEMMVTQLGKMGAKIEETEDGMIIEGPTKLKGLVVDSGGDHRIAMALAIAGMMAEGQTKVLGSNCISISFPEFEDILKKIIK; via the coding sequence ATGGATTTAGTTGTAAGTAAAATAAATAAAGTGATTGGGAAAATAGCAGTTTCAGGGGATAAGTCCATTTCCCATAGAAGTATTATGCTAGGCGGCATTGCAGAAAACGAAACCCATGTACATAATCTACTATTATCTGAGGATGTTAAAAACACTATAAATTGCCTCGAAAAATTAGGAGTAATAGTAGAGCGACAGAATGATATTACGATAGTTAAAGGTATGCCACCCGAGCACTATAAACCTTATTATGGACAGCTAGATGCAGGCAACTCAGGTACTGCTGTTAGATTATTGTTAGGTTTAATTAGTGGGAGTAGTAATAGCTATTGCTTTACTGGGGACTATTCTTTAAAAAGCAGACCTATGAAACGAATTACAGATCCACTGAAGGAAATGGGGGCAAATATTAGTTTTGTAGAGAAAAATAACTTGCTTCCTATTATAATAAAGGGTGGTAACCTGCAAGCAATTAATTATAAACTGCCTGTAGCCAGTGCTCAGGTTAAATCTGCTATTATTTTAGCAGGACTACAGGGCACAGGGACTACTGTAATAGAGGAACCTGAAGTAACGAGGGATCATACAGAAATAATGGTCAATTATTTTGGAGGCAAGATAGAAAAAGATGATAGCTTTATAAAAATAGAGGGTAGACAAAAACTAGTAGGTAATGAGGTTTTTGTTCCTGGAGATATTTCATCTGCTGCATTTTTAATTGTTTTAGCCTTAATTTCACCTAAGTCAGAACTTTTAATTGAAAATGTTGGACTTAATCCAACTAGAACAGGCATTATAGATGCATTAAAGTCTATGGGGGCTAATATTGAAATAATTTTTGAAAAAGTATCTAATGGAGAAAAATACGGACATATTATGGTTAAAAATAGTAATTTAACAGGAACAACTATAGAAGGCAATATAATTCCAAGGCTAATAGATGAAATACCGATATTAGCTGTTGCTGCTACCTTTGCAGAAGGCAAAACTACTATAAGAAATGCAGAGGAACTGAAGGTTAAAGAATCTAACAGGATAGAAATGATGGTAACCCAACTGGGAAAGATGGGAGCAAAAATAGAAGAAACAGAGGATGGAATGATAATAGAAGGACCTACTAAACTAAAAGGATTGGTGGTAGATAGTGGTGGTGATCATAGAATAGCTATGGCATTGGCTATTGCTGGAATGATGGCAGAAGGACAGACAAAGGTTTTAGGGTCTAACTGTATATCGATATCTTTTCCAGAGTTTGAAGACATATTAAAGAAAATAATTAAGTAG
- the pduL gene encoding phosphate propanoyltransferase, whose translation MLPAALSNRHIHLSQVDIETLFGKTYDLTKFKDLSQPGQYAAEEKVDLVGPKGTIKGVRVLGPARGKTQVEISLADGFVLGVKPPIRDSGDVAGSPGVKIVGPNGEVEMQEGVIAAARHIHMHTSDAEAFGVVDKQRIKVRTTGERAVIFENVLVRAHETYALEMHIDVDEGNAAALKNGEMVELIID comes from the coding sequence ATGTTGCCAGCTGCACTATCAAACAGACATATTCATCTAAGCCAAGTGGACATTGAAACACTGTTTGGAAAAACCTATGATCTAACTAAGTTTAAGGATTTATCACAACCAGGACAGTATGCTGCGGAAGAAAAGGTAGATTTAGTAGGTCCGAAAGGAACAATTAAGGGTGTAAGAGTACTGGGACCAGCTAGAGGAAAAACACAGGTGGAAATATCATTAGCAGATGGTTTTGTTTTAGGAGTTAAGCCCCCAATAAGAGATTCTGGAGATGTGGCAGGTAGTCCAGGGGTTAAAATAGTAGGACCAAATGGTGAAGTAGAAATGCAAGAAGGAGTAATTGCTGCAGCAAGACACATACATATGCATACTAGCGATGCAGAGGCTTTTGGCGTAGTAGATAAGCAAAGAATAAAAGTTAGAACAACTGGAGAAAGAGCTGTTATATTTGAAAATGTATTAGTAAGAGCTCATGAAACATATGCACTTGAAATGCATATCGACGTAGATGAAGGAAATGCAGCTGCTCTTAAAAATGGTGAGATGGTAGAGTTGATTATAGATTAA